A region of Saccharococcus thermophilus DNA encodes the following proteins:
- a CDS encoding ABC transporter substrate-binding protein, translating into MKKKRLASIFLSLALTAGVMAGCSGQQATNNSLGGSSGGGGDTIKIGADLELSGGVASFGQSIAEGLDLALEEINKEGVNGKKLELVKVDNKSDAAEATNGAIKLISQDKVAAIIGAATSTNTLAQVQVAQDNKIPLITPTGTNPTITNKDGKVNDFVFRTCFIDPFQGKVAAKFALNNLKVKNAAVLIDSSSDYSKGLAAAFKEVFEKEGGKIVAEEAYVAKDTDFRATLTRIKAANPEFIFLPGYYEEVGLIVKQARELGINVPIMGGDGWDSPKLVEIAGKDALNNTFITNHYSSNDPDQKIQNFVKAFKAKYNKSPDAFNALGYDTAYFLADAIKRAGSADPVKIKDALAQTKDLSLVSGMLTLDKNHDPVKSVTILEYKDGQQQFKTKVNP; encoded by the coding sequence ATGAAGAAGAAAAGATTAGCTAGTATTTTTCTATCACTGGCATTAACTGCTGGTGTCATGGCAGGATGCTCAGGACAGCAGGCGACAAACAACTCCTTAGGCGGCAGCAGTGGAGGAGGCGGCGATACGATTAAAATTGGCGCCGATCTTGAATTATCCGGCGGAGTTGCTTCATTTGGACAGTCGATTGCCGAAGGATTGGATCTAGCCTTGGAAGAAATAAACAAAGAAGGTGTCAATGGAAAGAAACTGGAACTTGTGAAAGTAGACAACAAATCGGATGCAGCCGAAGCGACGAACGGCGCGATCAAGCTCATTAGCCAGGACAAAGTAGCAGCGATTATTGGGGCGGCAACAAGCACCAACACGCTGGCACAAGTCCAAGTGGCACAAGACAACAAAATTCCGTTAATTACGCCAACGGGAACAAACCCTACGATTACGAATAAAGACGGCAAAGTAAATGATTTCGTATTCCGGACATGCTTTATTGATCCTTTCCAAGGGAAAGTCGCCGCGAAATTTGCGCTCAATAATTTAAAAGTAAAAAATGCCGCGGTGCTGATTGACAGCTCCAGCGACTATTCGAAAGGGCTTGCTGCTGCGTTTAAAGAAGTGTTTGAAAAAGAAGGCGGCAAAATTGTAGCGGAAGAAGCTTACGTCGCCAAAGACACGGATTTCCGCGCTACGCTTACCCGCATCAAAGCGGCTAATCCGGAATTCATTTTCTTGCCTGGCTATTATGAAGAAGTAGGCCTTATCGTCAAACAGGCGCGTGAGCTCGGCATTAATGTGCCGATTATGGGCGGTGATGGATGGGATTCACCGAAATTGGTGGAAATCGCTGGGAAAGACGCATTGAATAATACGTTTATTACAAACCACTATTCTTCGAATGACCCAGATCAAAAAATCCAAAATTTCGTAAAAGCATTTAAAGCGAAATACAATAAATCTCCAGATGCCTTCAATGCGCTTGGATATGATACGGCATATTTCCTTGCTGACGCCATCAAACGTGCCGGAAGCGCAGACCCGGTGAAAATTAAAGACGCTCTTGCGCAAACGAAAGATCTCTCCCTTGTATCGGGAATGTTGACGCTGGATAAAAACCATGATCCAGTGAAATCTGTTACGATTCTCGAATATAAGGACGGTCAGCAACAATTCAAAACAAAAGTGAATCCATAA
- a CDS encoding branched-chain amino acid ABC transporter permease: MELIQQLVNGISLGSIYALIALGYTMVYGIVRLINFAHGDVFMIGSFVGFYAVTALHVGFFPALLLAMAACAVLGVCIERIAYKPLRNATRIAVLITAIGVSLLIEYGTIYLRGAQPEAYPSTLLPDKKLEIFGVIINSQSLLILGTSIVLMILLQLIVYKTKIGKAMRAVSHDAEAARLMGINVDNTISATFAVGSALAGAAGVIFGIYYIKIEPLMGIIPGLKAFVAAVLGGIGIIPGAMVGGLVLGVIESLVSGLGYSLWRDGAAFIILILILIFRPAGLFGKNVREKV; this comes from the coding sequence ATGGAACTCATTCAGCAACTAGTTAACGGGATTTCACTCGGAAGCATCTATGCACTGATTGCGCTTGGATATACGATGGTATATGGAATTGTGCGCCTCATTAATTTTGCGCACGGCGATGTATTTATGATCGGTTCTTTCGTTGGATTTTATGCTGTCACAGCCTTGCATGTAGGGTTTTTTCCAGCACTTCTCCTAGCAATGGCCGCTTGTGCGGTTTTAGGGGTATGCATTGAAAGGATAGCTTATAAACCGTTACGGAACGCCACTAGAATAGCGGTGCTGATCACTGCGATCGGAGTTTCGCTTTTGATTGAATACGGAACCATTTATCTGCGTGGTGCTCAGCCAGAAGCGTATCCTAGCACATTGCTTCCTGATAAAAAACTGGAGATATTTGGCGTCATTATCAACAGTCAATCGCTATTGATCCTTGGGACGTCCATTGTACTAATGATTCTCCTTCAGCTGATCGTGTATAAAACAAAAATAGGAAAGGCGATGCGCGCTGTTTCGCATGATGCAGAAGCCGCCCGCTTGATGGGGATTAATGTGGATAATACGATATCAGCCACATTTGCTGTCGGTTCCGCTTTGGCGGGCGCAGCAGGCGTTATTTTTGGCATTTACTATATCAAAATCGAACCGCTAATGGGAATTATACCTGGGTTAAAAGCTTTCGTAGCTGCGGTGTTAGGTGGAATCGGCATTATTCCAGGTGCAATGGTTGGCGGCCTGGTGCTTGGCGTCATCGAATCACTCGTAAGCGGCCTTGGTTATTCGCTTTGGCGCGATGGAGCGGCTTTTATCATTCTTATTTTAATTCTCATTTTCCGGCCGGCCGGATTATTCGGTAAAAACGTAAGAGAAAAAGTGTAA
- a CDS encoding ABC transporter ATP-binding protein, translating into MTTSTPLLKAEHVGIQFGGLRALSDVNMELKKGELVGLIGPNGAGKTTFFNLLTGVYEPTEGSIVLDNEKLNGLPPYKITRKGISRTFQNIRLFGELSVLDNVKVAYHSLARHSIFSSIFRLPSHFAGEKEIEEKAVEFLKIFKLEHVMYEKAKNLPYGQQRRLEIARALAAHPKLLLLDEPAAGMNPQETRELMSLIAFIREKFGLTILLIEHDMSLVMGICERIYVLDHGQMIAHGTPEEVRNNPKVIEAYLGEEVS; encoded by the coding sequence ATGACAACAAGCACACCGTTGCTTAAAGCGGAACACGTCGGCATTCAATTTGGCGGGCTGAGAGCTTTATCTGACGTCAATATGGAATTGAAAAAGGGAGAATTAGTTGGACTCATAGGACCAAACGGGGCAGGGAAAACCACTTTTTTTAACTTGTTAACAGGCGTCTACGAACCGACCGAAGGAAGCATTGTGCTTGACAACGAAAAGCTAAACGGTCTGCCGCCATATAAAATTACACGCAAAGGAATCAGCCGTACATTCCAAAATATTCGGCTGTTTGGGGAGCTTTCCGTATTGGATAATGTAAAAGTCGCCTATCACTCTCTCGCTCGCCATTCTATTTTTAGCTCGATCTTTCGCCTTCCTTCCCATTTTGCTGGCGAAAAAGAAATAGAAGAAAAAGCGGTAGAATTTTTAAAGATTTTTAAGCTCGAACATGTTATGTATGAAAAGGCGAAAAATTTGCCATATGGACAGCAACGCCGTTTAGAAATTGCCAGAGCTCTTGCCGCGCATCCGAAGCTGCTTTTGCTTGATGAGCCTGCGGCAGGCATGAATCCGCAGGAAACGAGAGAATTAATGAGCTTGATTGCTTTTATCAGAGAGAAGTTTGGTTTGACCATTTTGCTTATTGAGCATGATATGTCTCTCGTGATGGGGATATGTGAACGAATTTATGTGCTTGACCATGGACAGATGATCGCGCATGGCACACCGGAGGAAGTAAGAAATAATCCTAAAGTAATCGAGGCATATCTTGGCGAGGAGGTTTCTTAA
- the lipA gene encoding lipoyl synthase, which translates to MSTKEEHLRKPEWLKIKLNTNENYTGLKKLMRENRLHTVCEEAKCPNIHECWAVRRTATFMILGNVCTRACRFCAVKTGLPTELDWQEPERVAESVRIMNLKHVVVTAVARDDLKDGGAAVFAETVRAIRRKNPFTTIEVLPSDMGGVYENLKTLMDARPDILNHNIETVRRLTPRVRARATYERSLEFLRRAKELQPDIPTKSSIMVGLGETKEEIIEAMDDLRANHVDILTIGQYLQPTKKHLKVVKYYHPDEFRELKEIALSKGFTHCEAGPLVRSSYHADEQVNAASAARQMKA; encoded by the coding sequence ATGTCGACAAAAGAAGAGCATCTTCGCAAACCAGAGTGGTTGAAAATAAAATTAAATACAAATGAAAATTATACCGGGTTAAAGAAATTAATGCGTGAAAACCGATTACATACGGTATGTGAGGAAGCGAAATGCCCAAACATCCATGAATGTTGGGCAGTGCGGAGAACGGCGACATTTATGATTTTAGGAAACGTGTGCACTCGTGCCTGCCGCTTTTGTGCGGTTAAAACAGGCTTGCCGACGGAACTTGATTGGCAAGAACCGGAACGCGTCGCGGAGTCCGTCCGCATCATGAACTTAAAACACGTTGTCGTCACCGCTGTCGCCCGCGATGACTTAAAAGACGGCGGCGCCGCCGTGTTTGCGGAAACGGTTCGTGCCATCCGCCGCAAAAATCCGTTTACGACGATTGAAGTATTGCCTTCCGATATGGGAGGGGTATATGAGAATTTAAAAACGCTGATGGATGCCCGTCCAGATATTTTAAACCATAATATTGAAACGGTGCGACGTCTGACGCCAAGAGTGCGCGCGCGTGCCACTTATGAACGTTCGCTTGAATTTTTGCGCCGTGCCAAAGAATTACAACCGGATATTCCAACGAAATCAAGCATTATGGTTGGCCTTGGGGAAACAAAAGAAGAAATTATTGAAGCAATGGATGATTTGCGCGCCAATCATGTCGATATTTTAACGATTGGCCAATATTTACAACCGACGAAAAAACATTTAAAAGTAGTAAAATATTACCATCCGGATGAGTTTAGAGAGTTAAAAGAAATTGCCTTGAGCAAGGGATTTACTCATTGCGAAGCCGGCCCGCTCGTTCGTTCTTCCTACCATGCAGATGAACAAGTCAATGCGGCTTCAGCGGCGCGACAAATGAAAGCATAA
- a CDS encoding M23 family metallopeptidase produces the protein MPMKTLAAEKMDEDVIYEKRMELYKKAEAVSCIPWYYFAAIDQYERHVRQVRRDLPKPTGALGIYIKPEIWAGPLNKNPYDTNPFTISQFGGLGIDGNGDGIANRKDDEDVIFAIARYLQMYGIDHQHIKMALWNYYQRSKTVDLILGKVKIYKKYQTLKLDGHVFPLPLRANYSYRDTWGDARGWGGRRMHEGTDIFADYGVPVRSTCYGIVELKGWNKYGGWRVGIRDINNTYHYFAHLNGFSANLREGQIVEPGMVIGSVGSSGYGPPGTAGKFPPHLHYGMYKDNGYTEWSFDPYPHLKSWERMERRKTK, from the coding sequence ATGCCAATGAAAACATTGGCGGCAGAAAAAATGGACGAAGACGTAATATATGAAAAACGAATGGAACTATACAAAAAAGCGGAGGCGGTCTCGTGCATTCCTTGGTATTACTTTGCGGCGATCGACCAATATGAGCGCCACGTCCGTCAAGTGCGCCGCGATTTGCCAAAACCGACCGGCGCGCTTGGGATCTATATCAAGCCGGAAATTTGGGCCGGTCCGTTAAATAAAAATCCCTATGATACGAATCCATTTACGATTTCACAATTTGGCGGCCTTGGCATCGATGGCAATGGAGACGGCATCGCCAATCGTAAAGATGATGAAGATGTTATTTTTGCGATCGCCCGTTATTTGCAAATGTACGGAATCGATCATCAGCATATTAAAATGGCGCTTTGGAATTATTATCAGCGCAGCAAAACGGTCGATTTGATTTTAGGAAAAGTAAAAATTTACAAAAAGTATCAAACGCTCAAGTTAGATGGGCATGTATTTCCGCTTCCACTTCGCGCCAATTACAGCTATCGCGATACATGGGGGGATGCAAGGGGCTGGGGCGGACGCCGCATGCACGAAGGAACGGACATTTTTGCCGACTACGGTGTCCCTGTGCGATCCACGTGCTATGGAATCGTCGAATTAAAAGGATGGAACAAATACGGCGGATGGAGGGTCGGCATTCGCGATATTAATAATACGTACCACTATTTCGCCCACTTAAACGGCTTCTCCGCTAACTTGCGTGAAGGGCAGATCGTCGAGCCAGGAATGGTGATCGGCTCGGTCGGCAGTTCCGGCTACGGTCCGCCGGGAACAGCAGGAAAATTCCCGCCGCACCTTCATTACGGGATGTACAAAGATAACGGTTATACGGAATGGTCATTTGATCCGTATCCGCACCTAAAGTCGTGGGAACGCATGGAAAGGCGAAAGACAAAATAG
- the zwf gene encoding glucose-6-phosphate dehydrogenase, producing MNPKSLIVIFGATGDLAKRKLFPSIYRLYEKGNLSEEFAVVGVARRPLSNDEFRNYVRESIENALQQELNHEQFVSHFYYHPFDVTDTASYQQLKSLLEELDGIYHSDGNRIFYLAMAPEFFGTVTSRLKSEGLTATNGWKRLVIEKPFGHDFESARKLNEEIRQAFSENEIYRIDHYLGKEMVQNIEVIRFSNAIFEPLWNNRFISNIQITSSETLGVEDRGRYYDHSGALRDMVQNHMLQMVALLAMEPPIKLTTDDIRNEKVKVLRALRPISHDEVDQYFVRGQYGRGVVNGKEVIGYREENNVDPNSNTETFVAGKLMIDNFRWAGVPFYIRTGKRMAEKSTKIVVQFKDIPMNLYYRTNEKIQPNLLIIHIQPDEGITLHLNGKKSGEIMKTAPIELDYCYNCIDGINTPEAYEKLLYDCMRGDATNFTHWDEVAASWQFVDPISEVWENTKADDFPNYEAGSMGPKASDMLLAKDGFHWWPIYHPKQ from the coding sequence ATGAATCCGAAATCATTAATCGTGATTTTTGGCGCTACGGGGGATTTGGCAAAGCGCAAACTATTCCCCTCCATTTACCGCTTATACGAAAAAGGAAATTTGTCTGAGGAGTTTGCGGTTGTCGGAGTCGCACGCCGACCGCTGTCCAATGACGAATTTCGCAACTATGTCCGCGAATCGATAGAAAACGCGCTCCAGCAAGAGCTAAACCATGAGCAATTCGTATCCCATTTTTATTATCATCCGTTTGATGTGACCGATACCGCCTCCTATCAACAGCTAAAGTCGCTGCTTGAGGAGCTTGATGGCATATACCATAGCGATGGAAACCGCATTTTTTATTTGGCGATGGCGCCCGAATTTTTCGGTACGGTTACATCGCGTCTAAAATCGGAAGGCCTCACGGCAACCAACGGCTGGAAGCGCCTCGTCATTGAAAAACCGTTTGGTCATGATTTCGAAAGCGCCCGCAAACTGAATGAAGAAATTCGCCAAGCATTTTCGGAAAACGAAATTTACCGGATCGACCATTATCTTGGCAAAGAAATGGTGCAAAACATTGAAGTCATCCGTTTTTCGAACGCGATTTTCGAACCGCTTTGGAACAACCGTTTTATTTCCAACATTCAAATTACCTCAAGCGAAACGCTTGGCGTCGAGGACCGCGGTCGCTATTACGACCATTCAGGGGCGCTGCGCGATATGGTGCAAAACCATATGCTGCAGATGGTCGCGCTCTTGGCGATGGAGCCGCCGATTAAACTGACGACCGATGACATCCGCAACGAAAAAGTGAAAGTGCTGCGCGCGCTTCGCCCGATTTCCCATGACGAAGTAGATCAATATTTTGTGCGCGGTCAATACGGCAGAGGCGTGGTGAACGGAAAAGAAGTCATCGGCTATCGCGAAGAGAACAACGTCGATCCAAACTCCAACACCGAAACATTTGTTGCTGGAAAGCTGATGATCGACAATTTCCGCTGGGCCGGCGTGCCATTTTACATTCGCACCGGCAAACGGATGGCGGAAAAATCAACGAAAATTGTTGTTCAATTTAAAGATATACCTATGAACTTGTATTATCGAACAAATGAAAAAATCCAGCCAAACTTATTGATTATTCACATTCAGCCGGATGAAGGCATCACCCTTCATTTAAACGGCAAAAAAAGCGGCGAAATCATGAAAACAGCTCCGATTGAATTAGACTACTGCTACAACTGCATCGATGGCATTAACACGCCGGAAGCGTATGAAAAACTGTTGTATGACTGCATGCGCGGCGACGCCACCAACTTTACGCACTGGGACGAAGTAGCCGCGTCGTGGCAGTTTGTCGATCCGATTTCCGAAGTATGGGAAAACACAAAAGCCGATGATTTTCCAAACTATGAAGCTGGCTCGATGGGACCGAAAGCATCCGATATGCTTCTAGCAAAAGACGGATTTCATTGGTGGCCGATTTACCACCCTAAACAATAA
- a CDS encoding ATP-binding cassette domain-containing protein gives MLQVESIDVFYGNIQALKGVSLEVKKGEIVTLIGANGAGKSTLLKTISGLLKPKKGDILYEGKSIAGKAAQTIVKQGISHVPEGRRIFANMTVEENLELGAFLRKDKPGIQQDFEKVYQLFPRLYERRKQLAGTLSGGEQQMLAIGRALMARPRLLLLDEPSMGLAPLLVKTIFRIIEEINSFGTTILLVEQNANMALSIADRAYVIESGRVVLSGTAQELNASEQVKKAYLGGQ, from the coding sequence GTGCTACAAGTCGAAAGCATCGATGTATTTTACGGAAATATCCAAGCATTAAAAGGGGTTTCGCTCGAAGTAAAAAAAGGCGAAATCGTTACCTTAATCGGCGCGAATGGCGCCGGCAAAAGCACATTGCTAAAGACGATTTCCGGACTGTTAAAACCGAAAAAAGGAGATATTTTATACGAAGGAAAGTCTATTGCAGGCAAAGCCGCGCAAACGATTGTGAAACAAGGGATTTCCCATGTTCCAGAAGGCCGCCGTATTTTTGCCAATATGACCGTGGAAGAAAACTTGGAACTGGGTGCTTTTTTACGAAAAGATAAGCCTGGAATTCAGCAAGACTTCGAAAAGGTGTACCAGCTGTTCCCACGCCTTTATGAACGGAGAAAACAGCTCGCCGGAACTTTATCGGGCGGAGAACAACAGATGCTGGCGATCGGCCGCGCTTTAATGGCCCGTCCTCGCCTTCTGTTGCTGGATGAACCATCGATGGGATTGGCGCCATTGTTGGTGAAAACCATTTTTCGCATCATTGAAGAAATTAATTCCTTCGGGACGACTATTTTATTAGTCGAGCAAAACGCGAATATGGCGCTGTCCATAGCAGATCGGGCATATGTCATTGAGTCAGGGCGGGTCGTCCTGTCAGGAACCGCACAGGAACTAAATGCAAGCGAACAGGTGAAGAAAGCGTATTTAGGAGGACAATGA
- a CDS encoding branched-chain amino acid ABC transporter permease → MATWKRTSGFWISIVLALIFFVVVQVLISGQILNSFYINTLFFMVINIILAVSLHLIIGVTGQFSIGHAGFFAVGAYASAIMTMKLQMPFALALLVGGIAAAVAGLLIGIPSLRLKGDYLAIATLGFGEIVRITLLNVDYVGGASGMMVTNLTTWPWVFACLLITIIVIANFTNSTHGRACISIREDEIAADSMGINTTYYKVAAFVIGSFFAGIAGCLYAHHFYIIQPTNFGFLKSFDILIFVVLGGLGSMSGAVIAAILLTVVSTFLQDYPETRMIIYSIVLILVMLYRPKGLLGTKELTSFFKLRRATEGGIGNDNKHTVA, encoded by the coding sequence ATGGCAACTTGGAAGCGGACAAGTGGATTTTGGATCTCCATTGTATTGGCACTGATCTTTTTTGTTGTGGTTCAGGTGTTAATATCTGGACAAATACTCAATTCTTTTTATATCAATACGTTATTTTTCATGGTCATTAATATTATACTCGCTGTCAGCCTTCATTTAATCATCGGGGTCACGGGGCAGTTTTCCATTGGCCATGCGGGATTTTTTGCCGTGGGAGCCTATGCATCGGCGATTATGACAATGAAGCTGCAGATGCCGTTTGCGCTTGCATTGCTTGTTGGCGGCATTGCTGCTGCGGTAGCCGGGCTTTTGATTGGTATTCCTAGCCTTCGGTTAAAGGGCGATTATTTAGCGATTGCTACGCTTGGTTTTGGGGAAATCGTACGAATCACCTTGCTAAACGTGGATTATGTTGGCGGCGCCAGCGGTATGATGGTAACCAACCTCACAACTTGGCCATGGGTGTTTGCCTGCCTGCTTATTACGATTATTGTCATTGCCAATTTTACGAATTCGACCCATGGACGGGCCTGCATCTCGATTCGAGAGGATGAAATCGCGGCGGATTCGATGGGAATTAACACGACGTATTATAAAGTAGCCGCTTTTGTCATCGGGTCTTTTTTTGCTGGAATTGCGGGATGTCTTTATGCCCATCATTTTTATATTATTCAGCCGACTAACTTTGGCTTTTTGAAATCATTTGATATTTTGATTTTTGTCGTGCTTGGCGGACTTGGAAGCATGTCTGGCGCGGTGATCGCTGCTATCTTATTAACGGTTGTCTCGACATTCCTGCAAGATTATCCAGAAACTCGGATGATTATCTATAGCATTGTTCTTATTTTAGTTATGTTGTACCGTCCGAAAGGATTGTTAGGCACAAAAGAATTGACATCTTTCTTTAAGCTGCGCAGAGCGACGGAAGGGGGAATCGGAAATGACAACAAGCACACCGTTGCTTAA
- a CDS encoding cyclase family protein: MKFYDVTAPIFEGMPVYKNKTEKQPKLTSVTNDYVTESRIDMDVHTGTHIDAPLHMVKGGDTFETISLDRLVGPCKLFDLTHVNDKITKDDIAALDIQENDFVLFKTKNSLEDAFNFEFIYVAEDAARYLADQKVRGVGIDALGIERSQQGHPTHKTLFSAGVIVIEGLRLKDVPEGSYFMVAAPLKLVGTDAAPARVLLFTESL, from the coding sequence ATGAAATTTTATGACGTGACCGCACCGATTTTTGAAGGAATGCCGGTGTATAAAAACAAAACGGAAAAACAGCCGAAACTGACGAGCGTGACTAATGATTATGTGACCGAATCGCGCATCGACATGGATGTGCATACCGGCACGCACATTGACGCGCCGCTCCATATGGTCAAAGGCGGCGACACGTTTGAAACGATTTCCCTCGACCGCCTCGTCGGTCCATGCAAATTGTTTGATTTGACGCATGTGAACGACAAAATTACAAAAGACGACATCGCAGCGTTAGATATTCAAGAAAACGATTTTGTCTTATTCAAGACGAAAAACTCGCTAGAAGACGCGTTTAATTTTGAATTCATTTACGTTGCCGAAGATGCAGCGCGATACCTTGCCGATCAAAAGGTACGCGGAGTTGGCATCGACGCCTTAGGCATTGAACGGAGCCAGCAGGGGCACCCGACGCATAAAACGTTATTTTCCGCGGGAGTGATCGTCATTGAAGGGCTGCGGCTAAAAGATGTACCAGAAGGTTCGTACTTTATGGTCGCCGCCCCGCTCAAACTCGTCGGCACGGACGCCGCGCCAGCGCGTGTACTATTATTTACGGAAAGTTTATAA
- a CDS encoding YhcN/YlaJ family sporulation lipoprotein: protein MRTALLAVTLTTAVALTGCAQMARDDNTDIYKRSGNTMNVTDRNDLYNENGVPNGDDTPMNNFGYVRHQKSPIRGDANLYNNMPTFNRERAADLISKLCTQLPNVKDVATLVTDEEVLVVYDTDTKNRQETADQVKRTALSVVPRYYHVYVADNPQLMKEIERFGRLDSNSRNIDQIINSTIREMLKYPQGRKLSDGENENGEMINEANDHLDHDFHDGTPKPTKATR from the coding sequence TGAGAACTGCATTGCTTGCGGTCACATTAACGACGGCTGTAGCATTAACAGGCTGCGCGCAAATGGCGCGTGATGACAATACTGATATATATAAACGGAGCGGCAATACGATGAATGTCACCGACCGCAACGATTTATATAACGAAAATGGGGTGCCGAATGGCGACGATACGCCAATGAATAACTTTGGCTACGTCCGTCACCAAAAAAGTCCCATTCGCGGCGATGCCAATCTGTATAACAACATGCCGACATTTAACCGTGAACGCGCCGCTGATTTAATCAGCAAGCTTTGTACACAGCTACCAAACGTAAAAGATGTTGCGACATTGGTCACCGATGAAGAAGTGTTAGTCGTCTATGATACCGATACAAAAAATCGCCAGGAAACTGCTGACCAAGTAAAAAGGACCGCGCTTTCCGTCGTTCCCCGTTATTATCATGTATATGTGGCCGATAATCCGCAGCTGATGAAAGAAATTGAACGTTTCGGGCGTTTGGATTCCAACAGCCGGAATATCGATCAAATCATCAATAGCACGATTCGAGAAATGTTGAAATATCCGCAAGGCAGGAAGCTAAGCGATGGGGAAAATGAAAATGGTGAAATGATCAATGAAGCAAATGATCATCTCGATCACGATTTCCATGACGGAACACCAAAACCGACAAAAGCAACCCGATAA